Below is a window of Hydrogenimonas sp. DNA.
GAATTTCGGCTTCACTTTTCAGGTCTACCCTCTCCCCCCAAACACCGCCGATTTCTATATAGGGAATCTCTACGGGCAGCTTCTCGGAACCGGTGGCCAGTACGATATTTTCGGAGAGAAACCGGCCGACTCGCCACCCGCCTCTCTCTTTGGAAGGGGCTGCCGCAAGAGAGAGTGCGGTATCGATACCCTCCGTGAGCCTTTTCGCGACACCCGCGGGGTCAACAAAGGCCGCATTTCCAAAGCAGAGCGCCCCGAACTTCAAGGCATCTTCGTCTATGAAGGAAAGCTCCTTCGCTTCGCAGAGATCGAACGGTATATCGAGATGCTTTTTATAGCTTTCGAACCTCTCTGCATCCGGCTCATCTTTCGGAATTCTGGCGACCCCTTTTTGGAAGAAGGCTTCAGGAGCCTTTTGCGCATAGAAGCCGAGGGCGAACCGGTAGGCTTCGTTGGTGAGAAGCTGAAGCGCGCCCCCTTTGCCCAGCCTTGGGGAGAGAAAGGCCCCTGCCGCACCGCTGGCACCGGCAAGCAGCCCCTTTTTGTCTACCAGAAGGACCTTCTGCCCCGCCTCTTTGAGCCAGTAGGCGGCACATATTCCGGCTATCCCGGCGCCTATGACAATCGTATCGTATCTCATAGTACGGCAGTCTGTTTCAGAGGGTGATCTCTTTGATATCCGCTACGCTTCTGAAGGCCCTGTAGACGGAAGCCACGAGATTCTGCCTGTTTCTTCTCAAGGCCTCGTCATCTACATTCACCATCACATTGTCGAAAAATCTGTCAAGCTGCGGCTTGAGTGAAAAGAGGGCATCGAGCTCCTCTTCGTAGTCGCTGTATTCGCGGTCCAAAACGGCATTGAAGGCTTCGTAGAGTTCCATCTCTTCATCCTTTTCAAAAAGTGAAGGATCGACCTCGAGCTCTCCTTCAAGATCTATATCTCTGCTTATATTTGCCACACGCTTGAATGTTGTAAATATCTCCTTGAAGCCGTCGCTCTCAGAGATACTCTTGAGAGCATCTACCTTCTTCACTATCTCGTTGATGTCACTCTCTCCACTTGCAAGCACCGCCGTTATGACAGAGGGGTTCGCATCAAGCGCTTTATAGAGGCGCTCTTCGAAAAATCTGATGAGCTCTTCGGTTTCAAACTCGGCATACTCTTTTTTGAAGTACTCTATCGTCTCCCTGAGATCGAAAGGTATATCGAAGTGTGTAACTATTCTGATTATCCCGGCGGCAGCTCTTCGCAGGGCGAACGGATCTCTGGAGCCGGTTGGAATCTTGCCGATGGAAAAGAGGGCCATCAGGTTGTCCAGTTTGTAGGCTATCGCAAGCAGGGCCGCAAAGAGATTCGCCGGCAAATCCCCCTCTTCTGAGTTTGGAAGGTACTGATCTCTTATGGCGAGAGCCACAAGTTCATCCTCCCCCTGCGCTTTCGCATAGTAGTAACCCATAACTCCCTGAAGTTCGGTGAACTCGTAGACCATCTCGCTCAGCAGATCCGCCTTCGAAAGTATGGCCGCCCTCTCCGCAAGCGCTTTGAGTTCACCCCTCTCTCTGGAAAACTCTCTCTCCAGCCTATCCGAATAGACCTCCGCCAAAGCAGACGCGATGATACTCTCTCTGAGACTTTTGTCGTACATCGTTCCAAGGCCGTCCATAAATACGATACTCTTCAGGCCCTCCGGGTCGAGACCCTTTTTCAGATCGTTTTCGTAGAAGAACATCGCATCGGAGAGCCTGGGCTTCAGCACCCTCTCGTTACCGGCTATAACCTGCGAAAAGTCGTCCGTTTTGGCGTTTGATACGACCACGAAACGGTTGTGCAGCAGACCATCTTTAAATACCGGGAAGTAGCGCTGGTGCTCTTTCATGCTGGTCATGATCACCTCGGGCGGCAGCTTCAGGAAACTCTCGTCGAAAGAGCCCGGCAGGGGTGTGGGATACTCGGTAATGGCCACAATCTCATCCAAGAGCTCCCCGTCGCGTCCGATCTTCAGTCCCTCTTCACTCTCTATGCGCCCAAAGCCTTCGAGAATCTTTTCGGCTCTTCTATCGGCGAAAAGCTCCACCCCGCCGTTTTCAAGCCTCTCGAAATACTCCTTCGCGGATTCGACCCTGAC
It encodes the following:
- a CDS encoding FAD dependent oxidoreductase → MRYDTIVIGAGIAGICAAYWLKEAGQKVLLVDKKGLLAGASGAAGAFLSPRLGKGGALQLLTNEAYRFALGFYAQKAPEAFFQKGVARIPKDEPDAERFESYKKHLDIPFDLCEAKELSFIDEDALKFGALCFGNAAFVDPAGVAKRLTEGIDTALSLAAAPSKERGGWRVGRFLSENIVLATGSEKLPVEIPYIEIGGVWGERVDLKSEAEIPMSLHRQISVSANIDGTVRVGATHVRGGTESEIERINGLIVQAIELVPSLKDQTLSRIYAGRRSAVSDHFPLVGAVADLNETARRLKTPHRSIKPESEEIVAKDGCYIAGCFGGRGFVFAPLMGKMLSEKILGRRRVDISVSPDRYLLRYLRKTT
- a CDS encoding glycyl-tRNA synthetase beta chain yields the protein MTKPLLIEIGVEELPAVPLLKILDRIESSWAEILEKRRLLVEFEFSYTPRRLVLWHPEFPVKQPDSEEELYGPPVQIAFDDSGPTRAAESFAKKCGVPLDEIGRSEKGGKEVLFFRRIIEGERTETLLGDMLAEWISSMRFGKMMRWGEGKEEFIRPVRWILTLFGNETVPVTLFGVESSNSTRLHRQVSFDPVRVESAKEYFERLENGGVELFADRRAEKILEGFGRIESEEGLKIGRDGELLDEIVAITEYPTPLPGSFDESFLKLPPEVIMTSMKEHQRYFPVFKDGLLHNRFVVVSNAKTDDFSQVIAGNERVLKPRLSDAMFFYENDLKKGLDPEGLKSIVFMDGLGTMYDKSLRESIIASALAEVYSDRLEREFSRERGELKALAERAAILSKADLLSEMVYEFTELQGVMGYYYAKAQGEDELVALAIRDQYLPNSEEGDLPANLFAALLAIAYKLDNLMALFSIGKIPTGSRDPFALRRAAAGIIRIVTHFDIPFDLRETIEYFKKEYAEFETEELIRFFEERLYKALDANPSVITAVLASGESDINEIVKKVDALKSISESDGFKEIFTTFKRVANISRDIDLEGELEVDPSLFEKDEEMELYEAFNAVLDREYSDYEEELDALFSLKPQLDRFFDNVMVNVDDEALRRNRQNLVASVYRAFRSVADIKEITL